Within the Pan troglodytes isolate AG18354 chromosome 2, NHGRI_mPanTro3-v2.0_pri, whole genome shotgun sequence genome, the region AAATATATTGAGTTTGGATTAAAATGTTGACATGAtttcacatttgaaaataaactCATCTCTCATTTTGAAGTTACCTATCTGTAGTATGATGGAGGATGAATTAATCGCAAATGACAGTTGTAGAAACTACATAAAGTTTGTTGTGTGCTAACATTATGATTTGTAGTGTATAAACTGAAGTATTCCAATAGAAGTATCTCTGGTTACATCCTATTGCTTACAAAATGAAATGAACCCTGAAAAACTCTGACATCATATTGTTGtctgtttacacagatacatTTATTGCTGGGGATTGCAAGGAGTGTGTTTACTTATCCTTATATCTTACACGAAAGGAGTGTGTTTACTTATCCTTATATCTTACACGAAAAAAATCATGTAAATGTGATATAAAGCTTTATTTGGTGGGGCATCTCATTTGTCTCCCTGAACTAAGGCAGCACATTTCAGAGAGAGAAGCTTCCCTCAGCAGTATGTCCCTTTGCCCCCTTTATATATTGATGAAGTCAACATTGACAATAGGTACCCAGAGTGGAAACAAATTTGTCTACTTCAAGCTCATCACTGTCCGTAAAAGCATCTGTACTTGCTACTGGccataattttttctaatttgttagaCAAGAGTGAATACAGAAAACAATCCGTGGGTTTCTCTGCTTTTCTATGCAGTGATTTTCCCACTATGACCAGTCAGATTTTTCATCTTATTGCAAGTAAAATGCAAGAAGACTTGCAAAAATaaaggggaagaaaagggagagaagtgATTGAGAATATTTGCAATTATCCAAAACATGCAGAGAGAAGTGTTTGTTAAGATATAAGggatgggccgggtgcggtggctcacacctgtaattccagcactttgggaggccaagggaggtggatcacctgcagtcaggagttcgagaccagtctggccaacatggtgaaaccccatctctactaaaaatacaaaaattaaccaggcatggtggtgggtgcctgtaatcccagctattcaggaggctgaagcagaagaatcgcttgaacccaggaggtggaggttgcagtgagctgagatcgccccattgcactccaggctgggtgacaagagcgagactccatctaaaacatacacacacacacacacacacacaaacccaaaaagaaatataaggGATGATAAAATGACATGCATCAGGCATCACCTTAGTGATTTAGTCCCTTAGAGTCTACAACAGGTCTAATGGAGAACGGGCAACATAGCTCAGCATCTTTTGGAGTATGTCCTGAAATCAAGTTGCTGTCCTTAACTATATGTCCTTAGTAGAGAGAGGCATCCCACCTCTCAAGAAAGAGATCTATTCAGTCTTAGTCTAACTGTTCCAGACTGTTCCAACAGTCCAGGTTCTCATGACTCCAAAGACATGCTGGATTCACTATGTCCAAACTTTGCCTTTAATTCTGGTACCAATTACTGCCGCCCAAATTTATAACCAGGATAATAAAAGTTACTTTACTATCTTATATACACTCAAAGTATTACACAAGCCACCATAACTTTTAAATAGGAAACTACTACGTAAAACTCCATGGTTGATGCTTGAGGCCCCCAGGAATTAGTTTGAAAGGTATTTAGAGCTGGAGTCCGGAAACCCTTGTACTACAATTTATTCAACTATTTTTCTATTGTTAGCCattcccatttttttccttctctttgcctctAAAAACGGTGTAGTAGATAATATGCAGTCTTAAGAACTAGTGTTGTTTTCTATAGCATAATCACAAATTGGTGCCACTGCGTTAAAAGGCACTGGAATggatgcatattttaaaactgtaatagATGTGGCCATATTACTTGACAACAAATTTTAGTAATTCACCTTCCTAGCAATCATACATAAGTGCTAGTGTCTAGCATCCTTgccaattatttttcctttttgccaaCTGAATGGGAGGAAAAAggcattatttttttaattccagttTTTCATTTAGTGAGTTTGAGCATCATGTTTCCTTATATGGGCTGCCTATTTATAGCTGTTGGccaattttatttgaattatattttttatttataggaGCAGGCTGAATAGAAGTATTAATGTATCTATGCTACAAAATCCATTTTTCTAGGCTCTTAACTTGAGATGTCTTTTGCCATTCAAAAAGTTTAAATTcgtatacaaatatattttttatttatgatgttgGGGTTTTGAAATCTTGGTTAAGAAAGTCCCTTCTGTCCCCGGATTATATAATATTctcctaaaatttatttaatcctctcagTTGTATTCTTCcgttgaaatcttttttttactgaaatttattttcgCATACAGCACGAGGAAGGGGCCAAGATAATTCAGTATTTCGTTAATCAGGCATATAGATCTAGAGCGGGGAATGTCCGATACCATTCCAGGTTATACAGGCGAGATTAATGTCAGATCTTGGGAGCATTTCCAGTACAGGTTAAAACTGTCACGCGGTCGGCGGGATTGCAGGTGATGCAGCAAGCCTGGTGTCCTCGACAGGAGACGGTTTCCCATCTAGGACCGTTGGATAGGGTTCCTTTCTGAGCTTCCAGCTCTGTAGTATCTATCAGCCCGCTGATAGGGCAGCCTCCCGACGCCACTCAAAACATCCTAAAGGCCCCAAGCCAAACCCCGCTACCAGTAGAACCAACAgtctaaaagaaaggaaagagccaCGACGCTCTGCGCATGTGCGCTCTTCGCAAGCTGAAAATCGTGCGGGGAGCTCTTCGGCAAGTTCCGCCTTCCAGCCTGAAGCGCATGCGCAGCCTCGGTTCCGTTGCGTAGTGTGCTCCTCTGTGGGACACTGCAGGGTGCAGGGACAACTACGAAGATGGCGGTTGCGCGCTTGGCAGCTGTGGCGGCCTGGGTACCTTGTcggagctggggctgggcagcCGTCCCCTTCGGTCCCCACCGTGGCCTCAGCGTGCTGCTTGCACGGATACCTCAGCGGGCGCCACGGTGGCTCCCAGGTCAGTGTCCGAAAGGCGGGAGTAGGATGCGTTCTTTCGAACGCCTCGGGTTCCGTCAGTTACCGTGCCTGCGCCGTGCGTCTTTGGCGCCCGGTTCAAAAATGCTCCTCCCCCTTTCTCAACACCCCAGTTCTAGGCGCTTTGTAGACTTCTGGTGAAGGCTGTGAGGAGAGCTCTGCCGCGGCCCTGCGGCATTCTGGGCACCCCGGGCCCTCGCTGGCGTTTTACACTGTGCAGTTTAAAGAGCTCCTGCTCCTTACCTGCCTCCCCTGCATTAAAGGCCAAcgctagaaaaaattaaaatgtgcgtTTAATGCATTATTATTAGTTACTTCTAGGAATTTGTAGATTGTGACTCCTAAAATGCTTAGACTGACTCTCCTTTGAGTTTAGGGAACCTAACAATGCGAGGCATGTTCTTTGTAAAAGTGTAGACGCCCTCATAAGCCTAATTTCTAGTTCTGCTTTCTTGCTGCACCCACTCAGTGAAAGAACCATAATCATTATTGCACAAATGAAACTAGAATTTGGGCTAAAAATCAGAGAACctcgtatatgtatatatagtcttTGAATtagatccttttatttttttggctttgTGTGTGGTTCACACCATTGCCACGTAGCTGTCAGATGATGCATGGTGCTTGGAGTGGTAATTAATGTCACGGCAGAGATCTTTTGTATGGAGATTTTTGTAtccagtttttaaacttttataatcAGATTAACTTGCATTTAATTGTGCGCAACCAAAAGGCATGTTACACATGCAAATACTCCTAGTAAAATGTAGTATGTCAGTTCATTAACCAGAGTATAATATTATTTCATCTAGTTAGCACTTATTCATTGAGCACTTATGCACCAGGCTCTGAACTAATCCTTATGTTCAAAGACGATTTATGAATATAATTATATGAATCTGTCTACTTAGAACTTACATTAAATGAATTATAATCATCTCGGGGAAATTATGTTTTGAGAGGTGATTTCTGGAAGAGGatagtaagaattttttttagtgCTCAGCTGAGTAGATGGGAAATGAACATGAGTGGATCAACATAACTGGTCCTtaccaaaagttttaaatttggcATATTTCTCTATACTTTGAAACAAGCTTTTATGTAAAAAGGATAGCTTTAAGGCCTTCaattacatctttaaaaaatcaacttcttAATTACAAAATGGGGAAAACTTTAGCAGCACACATGGATTCTCTTCTGAAGACTGAGAAGTTTTCAAAGTGGAGGACGGcttcatttaatataaaaaaagaaaatgtattagtcCAAAGACTCTAAGGAAGTACACAAAACTAGTGTCTTTGGAAAGAAGAGGTGGGATTATAAatgactcttttaaaaaaatatctactTGTTTCTTAAGAGCAAGTATGGATTTTATAATGGgggaaaatttgaaaaagatgaaATAGAATAATCTTATGAAGTTCACCAATTGTACTGTTGTACTTAAATTACACTAAAGTCTCTGTGTACCATTTACAGAAAGCCAAACCAACAAAACGCAAAGTGATTGCATAGGTCTATAAGAAATCTCTTTCCAAAAACGATACTatcatatgttatttttaaagaaactgctcATTGAACCCACCTCAGCTGACAATAAAATTATGAGTTGTTACCATGGCTCATGATTTCTTGGTTGAGGTAGGCAGATGGGTGGGCAGGTGGATGggagtcagtaataaaaagggCACAGCACGTCCTCCTTTGAAACAATTTTGCAAGGGCAGACCAAACCTGTTTCTTCCCTGACCCCCAAGAAAGTAGGGGatgaaaggccaggcatggtggctcacacctgtaatttcagcaatgggaggccaaggtgggagggtcacttgagcctgggagtttgagaccagtctgggcaacatagtgagaccctgtctccacaaaaaatacaaaaattaaccaggtgtggtggtacatgcgtGTAgtgcagctactggggaggctgaggtgggacgatggcttgagcctggggagtcGAGGAAGTCCAGGCTGCCGtaagctaggattgcaccactgcactctagcctgagtgacaaggtgagaccctgtctcaaaaaaaaaaaaaaaaaaaaaaaaagaaagaaaataagggaTGTGAAACTtgtcaaacaaaaaataaatttaaaaacaaagccaaaaaccTCACAAGAGAGGGCTGAAACTATTGCGGGTAAATCTGAATGTTGATTGATACTGTTTAGGATACATGATAAAGCAGCAACAGGAAAATGTTTTTCGATTAGTCTCTGTCTTTTGTTGTCTTGAAATTCCTACCGCATTGTGTATTTTGGAAGAATCAAGATTGGACTTTgctcaaagaagttactgatgTTGGCATGATTTTAAAACTGGAGATCTCATGCACAGACTTACTTAGTACTTTGAGTCTGTTCTTGTTTTTTCTATTAAATGGAAATAGTATTTAACATCAATTCATTGAGATAAGAAAGTTAAGATCGAAAATATATATGGTTTTCCAAAGACTGAATTTACAAACCATAGTTTACTTTTTGTGTACTTTGTTTAGCTTGTAGACAAAAGACGTCACTCTCATTCCTTAATCGACCAGACCTTCCAAACCTGGCTTATAAGAAGCTAAAAGGCAAAAGTCCAGGAATTATCTTCATCCCTGGCTATCTTTCTTATATGAATGGTACAAAAGCGTTGGCGATTGAGGAGTTTTGCAAATCTCTAGGTCACGCCTGCATAAGGTAGGAACAACACATTACTGAGAAAATATTGCTACTGTTAGCATTACAGTGGAGAATTACTTCTGTTCTAATCAGTTGAAGTAAATGCCagcatttttatacattattttaatggtCTGTAAACTTGCATCTTGTGATTTAGGGTAATTTTAAAAGCAACCTTTAAAAGACCTTTTTTAAAGGCCTTTGTGCCACGCTGACAACCCTGGCAGAAAAGGACATCTTAAGGGAAATATTGGTAACTAAGCTCTTTAGAGGCAATAATGTATGTGACAACAAACAGATATACTAGTTGGCTTTCATACAGTCTCTTATATTATCATTTTCCACTGGGGACTTAAGGACTTTATTTGATCACTGTTTATCTAAAAGTAATACATGTATTTAAAAGTATCATATAATGCAAATTTCTTCTGagttttctcttccctctcctgtaATCTGAATATGTATAAGCATAAATAGGGATAAGTGGTACTTAACTCAAGCTTGATTTTATAATTCCTAATTTTTCATACTGAGAGTTATTTTAGTAAATAACTTTATGTTATTGTAAGGTCTACCTGTAGCAGTTATATGTTTAGTATCCACTGTCCAGAAGAGATGGTATGATTTCGTAAAAAGAAGATTAGCCTGGAATTCAAGAAACATGAGTTCTAGAATAAATTCTAGCAATAACTATGACAAGACAAGTAAGTTAATAAACATTGGACCTAAGTTTGTCATCAAAAGAAGGAGGTTGGACTAGAGATAACTTCTGAGTTATTTTCTAGCACTAACAGCCTAAAAATCTATCCATCTAAATTTTTAGAAGAGTGACTCACaaacattcattcaataattcTAGAAAATACAGCTGTATATAAAACTTTCAGACTACCTGTTCAATATATTAGCAGCAATTATGTCAATTATGAAATTAAATAAGATTTAATCTTATTTCTTTTACCAaactaatgaattattttattttcatactcagaactattttaaaatctgttctgACTTATTCTGAAGATTGGAGTACTTTTTGGAAATAGATCCTCTAGCACTATACTGAGTGCTGCATAATAacaaagaattataaaacattgtaCTTGCCTATGAGGACCTTTCATTCACGGTGGGGAAACACAAGATAAAATACATGTTAGAAATTTGGCAGAAATACTCATCAGAATGTGATTGTGTCAAAAGAACAGTATACTTAATTGCATAAAGTTAGAGACAGTGGGATTGAAATAGATGAAGGAACGTTGAAGAATAATTCAGATTTGGGTAGGAGGGAAGTGCTGTCCAAGGAGGGGGACTGTCCTGAGCAGAAGAtcataatatcaaaaatattgttatcacttttcttttttgccacTGAATAAATTTGAATCAAGAAATCACCATTTTACCAGTTCTAAAATTTCAGCTTTGAGACTATGAGAGTTATAACCAGTTCCTGTCTCCCTATAAGACATAATGTGGCTTTTCTGCATTTTTGGATCCTGTATGAGTATACCTTCATAAAGAATAGTGCTTAACTACAAATATTTAGTTTGAACAAGTTCCATTTTATTTGCTCTTATCAAAGTTCATCACAGTctaattattgttaactattgaTTGCACTTTATTATAAGAGATTTTATCTTCTATTCTCTAATTTTTCAGGTTGCTTTTGTTGGGATTTTTTGCTGTAAAATTTAGATCTTCAATGATGAAATAGTTTATTacacaagaaataaaacatatgactatatgaaaatgttttattaaggTCCTATCACCATGCCTAAAATAAGACTGATTCAGATCTCAGGAATATAACATATGGTTTTAAGGCTGGTATTCTCTCATAATTATTTGtaatagaatttttatttggGACTACATCCCAGATTATTGAGGCTGCTAAGATGGAGATGTGCTActgtttaaaagttttaaagtgcTGAATATGTTTGGATTATCTTTGTCTCTGGATTGGGGTTCAGTGAGAGTtaactatatttttttaatggtacCCTATTAGTATCACCaagtatttatattttccttcatgAAGGAGCTGTACAAGTATTTTGCATCCTCACCATATATTTGGAAGGCAGCTAACTGTAAAAGATGCCACATTCAGCCATATCCAATTGCCACCTacgaagagagaaaaggagaaaattagtTGGTGTCTTTCCCCCTTTTTTCCTCCACCCCGTCTACCCATCTCTTACATACCCTGGATTGAGGGGGAAACAGTAACTGATTTAGACTGCACCAGTTGCCCTGTTCTATTTCCCAAGGATCCAAAATCGTTTCACTTCAAacctaaagaaaaatttaatttcttctctcCCCTGTTTCTCATAAATCCCTTACTTACTGTACCAGCCATTCCACCAAAAAGGTTCATTTGAACTAGGCTCTGGGAAAGGATATCAGTAAAGAAGGGAAAAGATATCAGTAAAGAAGATGATGGAAGAAGGTATTCCAGGTAAAGGAATCAACAGTGTGAGATGTGAAACACATAAGAAAACATAGACCTATTTTAGGAACAGTAAGTTCATCAATTTGTCTAAAGCAGTAGTATTTCCTGATGAAGTGAGTACTACTGTAAAATttagtagtaaaaaaaaatttactgtaaAATTAATTGTGAAATCAATCTGAAATGACCAGAATATAATGGTTCAAAAAAACAGGCCAAAGCAGTAAGTGTTTATGTTGTATATCACAGGGAGCACTGAAGGTAATGCtataatgttaaagaaaaaaactgacatGTATATAGTGACTCTATTTAAAGACAGAGTCATAGAGACACAAGATAGAAGGCTACTGTGATAGTCTAGGTCTAAGATGACAAATAAACACCTACACCAAGATACTGGACTTACCAAAGTACCAAGAAAGGGATGAAcataagaagaaatgagaaagaatggTGATGGTATAGGGCAGGCAGTATTCTGTGGCCTGGAAAAACAAACGAATAAAACAGCCTCCTCTGAAGGAACTGACATTCTAGTCAGAGGGAGATGAATGTTTAAAAACCAACTTGATTACAATACAATATGAAAAGTGTTGAGTACATACAAAAGAAAGTGACTGGTACTAAATGGGTCATATATGTCAAGTGAAGTTCCTCAGAGGAGGTGACATGACTTAAAGGGTGACTACGAATTTGGGTTGGGGAGGAAGCTGTTCTTGGCAGCAGAACAGCATGCTAAGGCTCTAAGTTATAAAAGGGTGTAACTGGGAATTAGGAGTAGTTCAGTATGACTAGGGTTTAGGTAACCTGTGGGTGTGGTATGATACTTTATACCACCATGATTTTTTATTGATTTGATACCCTTAAGGAGAGGTAAAATTCATAGATCAGACAGATAACTGAGCCTAGGTAACTAGGAAGTTGGAAGGAGAAAGGGATGGGTTGGTGATGATGAATTTTATTCTGGTCTCCTTCCCTTCCATTAATTCACTAAATATACACTAAGCACCTACCACTCGCAAGGAACTGAACTAGGCACTAGGAACACATTGAAACAAAGCTTGTGCCCATGTGGAACTTTCATTCTAATGTGGGAGACAGAccataaataatcaaatatatcTCAAGTAGtagtaagtgctatgaagaaaatgaagcagagTAAAGAATTAGAGAATGATGAAAGCAGCACAGTTTTAATAATTGAATGGTCATGGGAGGCTTTTCTGAGGATGTAATATTTGAGCCAAAGGCCTGAATGAAGTGTGGGAGCAATCTAAATGGCTATCTGGAGGAGAGTATGCCATGTGGAGAGAAAAGCTGATGAGATGGGAGCTTCAAGAAGCAAAGCGAAGATACagttgggagggagggagggagagagagaaaacaatgaGAAATGAGATCAGAGAGGTGATCAGACACCAAAGTATGGTAAGGGCTCTGGATTTAAAGATTATAGAAAGCCTTTGGAGGGTTTGCAAGACgtggttttgttttaaaaggatcactctACTATATAGGGAAAGACAATGAGTGTGAAAATGCAAACAGGAGACTTTTTAGGAGACTATTGCATTCAGTTAGGTTGAGAGACAGTGTGACTAGGACCAGGCTGGTAGCAGTGGAGGAGGTGAGAAAGTGATTGGACACAGGAGGTATTTGAAAGTTAATAAGCCAATAGAATTTGCTAAAATACATATTGATTGTGATGTTTCACTATAAGCATTATAGTAATGAGGAAGGTGCtatctttcttaaaaattaaagaagcagATATATAGAAATTtagatatagatttttttcccctttttccagGTTTGATTACTCAGGAGTTGGAAGTTCAGATGGTAACTCAGAGGAAAGCACACTggggaaatggagaaaagatGTTCTTTCTATAATTGATGACTTAGCTGATGGGCCACAGGTGACTGTTTTTGTTAAGTATGATGATAATTACTGTAACCTCGTATTTaagctgtttgttttgttttgttttgttttttgagatggagtctcgtgctgtcacccagcctggagtgcagtggcgcaatctcggctcactgcaagctccgcctcccgggttcacgccatcctcctgcctcagcctcccaggtagctgggactacaggcacccgccaccacgcccagctaattattcgtatttttactagagacggggtttcaccgtgttggccaggatggcctcgatctcctgacctcgtgatccgcccgcctgggcttcccaaagtgctgggattacaggcatgagccaccacacccggcctaagcTGTTTCTTTagatatgaaaatgtttttatttaatttaaatgtttaatcaattttgatatttgatttaaaatgattctatttttactttctaatttttttattgtacatgttttgttttatgtttataacCTGTTCTATCTTAAAgacctaatattttattttattttatttttagattcttGTTGGATCTAGCCTTGGAGGGTGGCTTATGCTTCATGCTGCAATTGCACGACCAGAAAAGGTCGTGGCTCTTATTGGTGTAGCTACAGCTGCAGATACCTTAGTGACAAAGTTTAATCAGCTTCCTGTTGAGGTAAGTCAAAAGTCACTTTTGCCACCTCAATATATTTACCGCTTATACTTCTTCTGCTCCCTCTTTCTTTGAGGGAAGGAGGGACAGAAAACAATAATTCCTTTGACTTACTGTGCTGGCCCAACTTTTGTCTTAGCTGCCTTTCTGTACACAATCTCTTTTCTATCTTCAACTCTTTGGCATCTTGTTTAAGATTTCCTTTCTTCATAGTCTCTTCAAATCATTCTGCCAAATATTTGAGACACATTAACAAAATCACActttgaagtttcttttttttaagccacattttctttattattacatttacttatttggaTCATACATCGTGATCTCCTTTTGGTCCTCTTACTTTGTGGCATATGGGCAGTAGTGCCTGTTCTTATGACTATGTTAGAGTGGGCTAATGAACTGAAACtgcagtcatcccttggtatctgaAGGGGATTGCTTCCAAGAcctcccatggataccaaaatccatagaTGGTCAagtctctgagaaaaaaaatggtgtagtatttgcacatAATCTTGTATAATCTAAATCATCGCCAGATTACTTAAAATACCTAGTACAATGTAAGCGCTATGTAAATTGTTGTTATACTGTATCGTTTAGGGAATAcggacaagaaaaaaagtctgtacacgTTCAATACAGAGGTaatcttttttttccagatatttttgaTACAAAGttagttgaatccatggatgcagaaacCATGAATATGGAGAGCTGACTGTCTTTGTTTTAGCCTAAAAGCAGCCTCAGTTCCTCTCAACAGAACTCTCCAGACAGATATTGTCAGTCAGAGTGACAGAGACACAGAACTTAAAGAAAACAGAGCAGTAGTTAAAAAATATGGTCCCTAggctagcagcagcagcagcacctgagaacttgttagaaacccAAAATCTTGGGTTTTACCCTGAATCAGAAACTGGGGGTATGGCCCAgcagtctgtgttttaacaaacctCTTGTAAAGTTTGAGAGCAATGCTTTAGAgaatggaggaagaggagaaggaggttcagaaattgaagaaaaaacaTATGCAGTGTTGAATAGTAGAATGTCATTGATTTGCCTCAAGTTCTGCATTAATACTTGTGCCATGTATTAACTAAGTTCATTCTTAGTTCACGTTGTTTTCAGCTCCTTAAGAAATAGCACTGTGTGTGTATTCAGGTTTCTCATATTTCCTATCAGAGCTGAAATTACAAAGCTGGTCTTCCTTGAACTTATCTCCTGTTTCTGAATTTTGTTCACTTTCTTGGTGGTTTCTCATACATAGTTGCTCAATGTCTTCATGTTTTTCCCACCTTCGCCATTTTGTGGATCTAAATGTGGACTCCTTGCTCCATCCTCTTAACTCAATAATACAGCGCTTCTTGGGTAGGAAATTATCTCAAAGACATGGCAGATTGAAAAGGAGTTGatttttgggggttggggggtttattgtattttgtaattattGGTAAATGACAAAACCTGTGtacatttgttttggttttgtttttattttggggggtttttagggtatctctgttgcccaggctgcagtgcagtggtgcagtcattgcttactgcagtcttgacccccccagactcaagagatcctcccacctcagcctcctgagtagctgggaccacaagtgcacaccactatgcctggctgatttttgtattttttgtagcgatggggtctcgccatgttgcccaggccggtcttgaactcctaggctcaagagattctcctgccttgg harbors:
- the ABHD10 gene encoding palmitoyl-protein thioesterase ABHD10, mitochondrial produces the protein MAVARLAAVAAWVPCRSWGWAAVPFGPHRGLSVLLARIPQRAPRWLPACRQKTSLSFLNRPDLPNLAYKKLKGKSPGIIFIPGYLSYMNGTKALAIEEFCKSLGHACIRFDYSGVGSSDGNSEESTLGKWRKDVLSIIDDLADGPQILVGSSLGGWLMLHAAIARPEKVVALIGVATAADTLVTKFNQLPVELKKEVEMKGVWSMPSKYSEEGVYNVQYSFIKEAEHHCLLHSPIPVNCPIRLLHGMKDDIVPWHTSMQVADRVLSTDVDVILRKHSDHRMREKADIQLLVYTIDDLIDKLSTIVN